The DNA sequence CAGGAGGATAAAGCGGGAGGGAGCACCCCTGTGGAGGTCAGAAATCGCCCCTTTTACGTGGAGGGGAGGCCGCTGGTACTCCAGGTGGTCCGAGATATCACCGACCTCCGCAGGCTTGAGGTTACACTGAAGGAAAACGCCGATCATCTGGCTAAGGCGTTGAACAGGACCATAGACGTCCTATCCCTGGCGGTGGAGGCTAGAGATCCTTACACCGCAGGCCATCAGAGGAGAGTCGCCGATCTCTCAAAAGCCATGGCCCAGGCTTTATTGCTGGATGAAGCCCACGTAGAGCTTATCTACCGATCCGCCCTTATCCACGACGTGGGAAAGATATCCGTCCCGGTGGAGCTTTTAAGCAAGCCGTCGGCTCTGTCGGAGGTGGAGTTCGCCCTGATACGCCAGCATCCTGTGACGGGATACGACATAGTAAACCGAATCGACCTATCTCGGGAGATGACCCTTGCGGTGAGACAGCATCACGAGAGGCTCGACGGCACCGGATACCCTGACGGTCTCAAAGGGGATCAGATAATACCTGAGGCCAGGATTCTGGCGGTTGCCGACGTGGTCGAGGCCATGTCGTCCCACAGGCCCTACAGGCCCGCTCTAGGGGTCGAGGCCGCTTTGAACGAGATAGGCAAAGGCAGGGGGGTCGTCTACGACCCCGATGCGGTCGATGCCTGTGTTCACGTCATAAAAGAGGGTTTGGTTATCCTCTGAGGCCCCTGGCCATCGCCCTCCATCGGGCGATAAACTCCTCCATCTGCTCCTCAGGGGGCACCCTTAGACGGACCGAGTTGTCCCCTATTCCCAAAAATCCCGATCCCGGTGCGGTCTTTATGCCCTGATCCATCAGGCTGTCGTAGAGGTTTATCGGCCCATCGTAGGTTACCATCATGATGGCTACGGACATACAGGTATGGGCCACGGAGAATCCAGAGGTCGACTCTATCTCTTTTATAACCTGATCCTTTAGTTTGGCTATCTCGGTTCTCATGGAGGGCAGGAATTTTTTGCCCTCCTCTAAGGCCATAGGTATGGACGAAAAACCCAGTGCGTCCACGGTGAAAGGTGGGCTTACCCTGAGATATAGCTCTCTGGCGTAAGGGTCTCGAAACACCCCGTATCCTCCCCTTACCCCCGCCATTCCCCACCCTTTGGAGAAAGTCCTGAGACAGATGAGGTTTTTACGGCTCAGGTTAAGGCAGGAGGTCTCCTCGGGGACGAAATCGCCGTAGGCCTCGTCCACTATGACCATGGCTCCGACGTCGTTCGCTGCGGATATCAGCCGATCGAGGTCTTTAAGGTCCATCAGCTGTCCTGTGGGGTTGTGTGGCCTGTCTACGTAGACCAACGATATAGAGTCGTCAAGGGCCTTCAGTAGATCGTTAACCTCTATCCTGTATTCCGGTGCCCCCAGCGGCAGTGGAAGGAAGTCACAGCCTGATAGCTGAAAGTGAACCGGGCCGTCGGTGAACTGAGGGGCCATGCCTAAGACCTTCCCCCCCGGTGCGGCCAGGGCCTTGGCCAGGACCACCAATATGGTGTCGGTGCCGTTGGCGAAGACCAGTTCCTCCTCGTCGACCAGCCCTCCCCAGAAATCCCGAACAGGCCTTGCCAGCCGTTCGGAAGGGGGGATGTACCGGGATAGATCGTCTCCAAAGAGAGGGCCGAAAGCCGATTTGACCTTCTCCGGTGCTCCTATCGGGCTGTAGCCCAGGCCACAGTCGACCGAAACCGGTCGATTCTCGACGCAGTTGAAATAGAGCTCCGTCTTCGTGTCCTTCAAGCCCTGGGGAATAAGTTTTTTCCAGTCCATCTAAAAATCCTCCTCCAGCGGTTAAGATTGTATCCTGTCATGATACCACGATGGCGGAGGGTATACCCTCCGCCATCGCCATCTCTTTAGTTACCCTTATGATACTCCTCTGGGGGGGTGCATTTAGATGCCGATGGGCAGCTGGAGCATCCGCATCCACAGCCTCCGCCTTTTGCGATGGACCTGATTCTGTTCAATAGAACGATCCCTGCTACTATCACGACCGCCGCTACTATCGCCTTTTCCATTTTTTAGCCTCCTATCCTCTGAAGAAACAGGCCTCCCTGATACACCGCTACCGCCAGGCCATAGGCCAGGATGGTGTTGAACACCATGGAGAATAGACCCCATCTCCACGTTCCTGTCTCCCTAACGATACACACTACGGTGACGAAACAAGGGGCGTAGAACATGGTAAACACTATGAGAGCCAGAGCTTTTATAGGCGACCAGTCCGGCGAGTTGGCCAAGGTCTGAGCCAGGCCCTCGCTCTCCTCCGGGTCGACCTCTCCCAGAGAGTAGGCGGTTCCCAGAGTTGAGACCACCACCTCTTTGGCGGCAAAGCCACCTACTAAGGCTATATTGTCTCTCCAGTCAAACCCGGCGAAAGAGGTTATTCCCTCTAAGGCTGTGCCAACCCTGCCGGCGTAGGATTTTCTAAGGGCCAACTGAGCTTCCTGTCCGTCTATCTCAAGAAGTTTCCCAGCCAGTTCTTCCGACAAAAGCTCCGGCGATGCCTGAGACGTTATGGAATCCTTCATCCCCTGGAACCGCGCCCTATCATCCTCCCCTAGCTCCGGGAAGGTCATGAGGGCCCAGAGGATTATCGATATACCGAGGATGACCGTTCCCGCCTTTTTTATGTACTGCCAGGTTCTCTCCCAGGTGTGTATCATTAGTCCCTGAAAGGTAGGAAGCCTGTAGGGCGGCAGTTCCATGACGAAGGGGGTAGTTTCGCCTCTCAGGACCGTGGATCTAAGCAGTTTTGCCGCCAGAAGGGCCCCTATCCAGGAAACTGCGGTTATGAGGAGCATCATTGAGGCCTGTCTCTCGGAGAAGAAAACCCCGACCAGCAGGGCAAACACCGGTAGCTTTGCGCCGCAGTTCATGAACGGTGCGGTCAGCAGGGTGGCGATCCGCTCTTTAGGGGACTTTATCGTCCTGGCGGCCATTACCCCTGGGACGGCACATCCTCCCGCTATGCCTCCTGATACTATCAGAGGCATCACCGAGCTACCGTGGAGGCCGAAGAACCTAAACACCCGGTCCAGCATAAAAGCGACTCTCGCCAGATATCCTGTATCCTCCAGGAAGGATATCCCTAGGAACATGAAGAAGATAAGCGGTACGAAGCCCATAACACCTCCAACTCCGTCTACTACCCCTGATTTAACCATCGACTTGAGGAGACCGTCGGCCATATTGGCGTCGGTCACGTCCCCTAGCCATCCGAAAAAGTTCTCGAACCACCCCACCGGGACCTCGCTGTAGGTAAAGGTGAAATAGTACAGCCCCGCCAGGACCGCCGCCATGGCGATAGGGCCTAGAAAACGGTTCGTGAGGAATTTATCCAGCTTGTCCGACAGGGTCGGTGCGTCTCTGTCCTTTCGATAAACCAGTACTCCCTGTCTCAGGATCGACTTGATGTAGCCGTATCTCTGATCGGCTATCATAGCCTCAGGGTAGGTGTCTAAGGTGGTCCTTAGGTGACGCTCTAGCTCAAGGGCTATAGACGAAAGCTCCTGATCGGTTTTAGGGGACTCTTTGGCGATCGAGTCTTTGATTACCTGATCTCCCTCCAGGTACTTTAAGGCGGACCATCTAGGGCGAGCCGCCTCGGCCAAAGAGGGATTCCTCTCTATTATGGAGGTCATTACGTCCAGAGCCTGGTCCAAGTCCGAGCCGTAGGATATCCTGAAAGGCGGCTGGGTCGATTGGGACAGACCGGATGCTACCTCCATAAGTTCGTCTATCCCCTGGCCCTTTCTGGCGACAACCGGAACAACCGGAACGCCGATCAACCTGGAAAGGGCTTTGTGGTCTATATCCATGCCTCTGGTCTCAGCTACGTCCATCATGTTTATGGCTATGCACATAGGAAGGCCCATCTCCAGAAGCTGGACGGTGAGGTACAGGTTTCTCTCCAGGTTGGAGCCGTCCACCACGTTCACCACCCCATCGGGGGATTGGGTGGTTAGGAACTCTCTGGCCACGACCTCCTCGGAGGAGTAGGCGGAGAGGGAGTATATTCCTGGGAGGTCCTCTATCTCCAGTGATAGGCCTTTCTTGACGTAGGTGCCTTTTTTCCTGTCCACCGTTATGCCTGGGTAGTTTCCCACGTGCTGTCTGGCCCCTGTCAGGGCGTTGAAGAGGGTCGTCTTCCCGGAGTTAGGGTTTCCCGCCAACGCTACGATAGCCATCAGTCCTGGACCTCCACTTCGATGTAGTCCGCCTCGCTGTTTCTTAGGGTCAACGTAAAATCCCCTACCCTTAGGGCCACCGGGTCGTAAAGAGGTGCCCTGCCGAGGATCTTGATATCCGTTCCTGGGGTCAGCCCCATATCCCTTATTCGCCGTCCGAGTTCCCCCTCGGCCTTCACCGACCGTATGATGCCGGATTGGTTTTTCTTCATCTTTCTCATGGATATCTTTCCCATCTTTCATCCTCCCCCTCTTTTCAAGAGGCTCACTTTGTTGGTGAATCATAACACAGTAAATTGGTGGGAACAAGCTTTTTTGACTTCCACAAGTTAGGGTTCCTTGACCGATCTGTTTCGCGTACAGTCTTTCTTTATTACCTTATCAAATGAAAAAGATGATCGACGGGGCAGTTCCCGTCGATCACCTTTTTTTACGCTATTTCCCATTTGAGCTGTTCCGTCCAGGCGGCGATCCTGTCGTCGGTCATGTCTGACTGGTTGGATTCGTCTATCGGGAGTCCCACGAAAAAGCCGTCCTTGAGGGCCGAGCCTGTTCCGCTGTATCCATCGCTGGGCCATTTGCCTATTACCGTGACCCCTTTACCCTCTATGGCATCGTGGATGATCCCTAGGGCCTCGACGAAAGTATCCCCGAATCCCTCCTGGTCCCCTGTGCCGAAGAAGGCGACTTTTTTTCCCGATAGCTCAACTTTCTCCAGTCTCGGTAAAAAGTCGTTCCAGTCGTCCTGAAGCTCTCCGAGCCCCCAGGTGGACGATCCCAAAAGAAGGACGTCGTGTCCCGATATGGCGTCGTCTCCTGCCGAAGATACGTCGAAAAGGTCAGCCCCTAAGATGCCCGTTATTTTCTCCGCTACCCCCTGGGTCGCTCCTGTGGTGCTTCCGTAAAAAACAGCTATGTTTGATATTCAAAAAACCTCCTCTATGGTGGTTCAGTTAGTTTGTGAGTGCTAATAAAGTCTATCACGACTTACATTAATTAACAACCTCTCAAAATGATAGTACCCCTTGACCAGGATCTATATCGGTGGTAAAGTTGCGTTAGTTCAGGCTAACAGTAAGCCTTTGCCTGAGAATTCATCCTCCAGAGAGGGGACTCGCCAGTTCCCTCTCTTCCAAAAAAGTTCGTATCGACAGGGGGCGTTGGTTGTGAATAACCTGAAATCTATGTCTAAGTGTCCTTCCGGTACCAGAGGACAGGTCCTTCTGGTTGAGGGGGGCTGTTCGATGAAACACAGGTTGGCCGACATGGGGGTTTTCCCTGGGGCCTTTATCGAGATACTTCAAAACGAAGGTGGCCCTGTTGTCCTTAAAATAGGGGAAGGTCGCCTGGCTTTAGGAAGACAGATGGCCGACAGGGTGTTGATCGCCTGAGGCTTTTAGGAAACTGGCGTTGGCCGCCGGTTTTTTTTGTTGTTCAATAGGTGTTTCCTGCATAATA is a window from the Dethiosulfovibrio salsuginis genome containing:
- a CDS encoding HD domain-containing phosphohydrolase, whose amino-acid sequence is MCKVLMVDDNYDNLVILRAILKAVAPECSSRFASSGEEALRIVAADRPDVIILDILMPGMDGFQVCSRLKGDQGYSDIPVILLTAMDSSPENRTKGLKCGADAFLTKPVSEVELEAQMRALLGKKQQTAILKSDLQGLQKQVDKDRARLQFEGVKHRSIVDNLQDGVLLYDLSSGVPRLVEANSAASRLLSLPKGDLREGALDLPLEGGEFFLDLEQEDKAGGSTPVEVRNRPFYVEGRPLVLQVVRDITDLRRLEVTLKENADHLAKALNRTIDVLSLAVEARDPYTAGHQRRVADLSKAMAQALLLDEAHVELIYRSALIHDVGKISVPVELLSKPSALSEVEFALIRQHPVTGYDIVNRIDLSREMTLAVRQHHERLDGTGYPDGLKGDQIIPEARILAVADVVEAMSSHRPYRPALGVEAALNEIGKGRGVVYDPDAVDACVHVIKEGLVIL
- a CDS encoding pyridoxal phosphate-dependent aminotransferase, which encodes MDWKKLIPQGLKDTKTELYFNCVENRPVSVDCGLGYSPIGAPEKVKSAFGPLFGDDLSRYIPPSERLARPVRDFWGGLVDEEELVFANGTDTILVVLAKALAAPGGKVLGMAPQFTDGPVHFQLSGCDFLPLPLGAPEYRIEVNDLLKALDDSISLVYVDRPHNPTGQLMDLKDLDRLISAANDVGAMVIVDEAYGDFVPEETSCLNLSRKNLICLRTFSKGWGMAGVRGGYGVFRDPYARELYLRVSPPFTVDALGFSSIPMALEEGKKFLPSMRTEIAKLKDQVIKEIESTSGFSVAHTCMSVAIMMVTYDGPINLYDSLMDQGIKTAPGSGFLGIGDNSVRLRVPPEEQMEEFIARWRAMARGLRG
- a CDS encoding FeoB-associated Cys-rich membrane protein, encoding MEKAIVAAVVIVAGIVLLNRIRSIAKGGGCGCGCSSCPSASKCTPPEEYHKGN
- the feoB gene encoding ferrous iron transport protein B encodes the protein MAIVALAGNPNSGKTTLFNALTGARQHVGNYPGITVDRKKGTYVKKGLSLEIEDLPGIYSLSAYSSEEVVAREFLTTQSPDGVVNVVDGSNLERNLYLTVQLLEMGLPMCIAINMMDVAETRGMDIDHKALSRLIGVPVVPVVARKGQGIDELMEVASGLSQSTQPPFRISYGSDLDQALDVMTSIIERNPSLAEAARPRWSALKYLEGDQVIKDSIAKESPKTDQELSSIALELERHLRTTLDTYPEAMIADQRYGYIKSILRQGVLVYRKDRDAPTLSDKLDKFLTNRFLGPIAMAAVLAGLYYFTFTYSEVPVGWFENFFGWLGDVTDANMADGLLKSMVKSGVVDGVGGVMGFVPLIFFMFLGISFLEDTGYLARVAFMLDRVFRFFGLHGSSVMPLIVSGGIAGGCAVPGVMAARTIKSPKERIATLLTAPFMNCGAKLPVFALLVGVFFSERQASMMLLITAVSWIGALLAAKLLRSTVLRGETTPFVMELPPYRLPTFQGLMIHTWERTWQYIKKAGTVILGISIILWALMTFPELGEDDRARFQGMKDSITSQASPELLSEELAGKLLEIDGQEAQLALRKSYAGRVGTALEGITSFAGFDWRDNIALVGGFAAKEVVVSTLGTAYSLGEVDPEESEGLAQTLANSPDWSPIKALALIVFTMFYAPCFVTVVCIVRETGTWRWGLFSMVFNTILAYGLAVAVYQGGLFLQRIGG
- a CDS encoding FeoA family protein; amino-acid sequence: MGKISMRKMKKNQSGIIRSVKAEGELGRRIRDMGLTPGTDIKILGRAPLYDPVALRVGDFTLTLRNSEADYIEVEVQD
- a CDS encoding flavodoxin, producing MSNIAVFYGSTTGATQGVAEKITGILGADLFDVSSAGDDAISGHDVLLLGSSTWGLGELQDDWNDFLPRLEKVELSGKKVAFFGTGDQEGFGDTFVEALGIIHDAIEGKGVTVIGKWPSDGYSGTGSALKDGFFVGLPIDESNQSDMTDDRIAAWTEQLKWEIA
- a CDS encoding FeoA family protein; this encodes MNNLKSMSKCPSGTRGQVLLVEGGCSMKHRLADMGVFPGAFIEILQNEGGPVVLKIGEGRLALGRQMADRVLIA